A single window of Paenibacillus sp. SYP-B4298 DNA harbors:
- a CDS encoding ribosomal maturation YjgA family protein has protein sequence MKGKHGEGTMTVRQAAERGELQPGIWRARLLYMVVTLLIMAAGLASRRFSALLPDWLASHLGDALWAAMVYYGIRCLLPRHRPISCLMLAFCFSYAIEVSQLYQAEWILALRRTTLGALVLGHGFLLADLVRYAVGILCAYAADVIARRLNEG, from the coding sequence GCAGCAGAGCGCGGCGAGCTGCAGCCGGGGATATGGAGAGCGCGTCTTCTCTATATGGTGGTCACCTTGCTCATCATGGCTGCAGGTCTTGCCTCCAGGCGGTTCAGTGCGCTGCTGCCGGATTGGCTGGCAAGCCATCTGGGCGATGCACTGTGGGCAGCGATGGTGTATTATGGTATCCGTTGCCTGCTGCCGCGACATCGACCAATATCCTGCCTGATGCTCGCCTTCTGCTTCAGTTATGCAATTGAGGTTAGCCAGCTATATCAAGCGGAGTGGATTCTGGCACTGAGGAGGACAACACTTGGCGCGCTTGTGCTGGGACATGGCTTTTTATTGGCGGACCTTGTCCGTTATGCGGTGGGTATCCTGTGTGCTTATGCGGCCGACGTGATTGCAAGGCGGCTGAATGAAGGCTGA
- a CDS encoding copper amine oxidase N-terminal domain-containing protein — protein sequence MTKKCALVVIAAMIFGLTGAVYAADRITILVHGKKVSSDEVKIENGTTFVPLRVIAESLDQNVTWDSKTKTVTIEEKEKQQFVERLVIQKNWDIFVEEKPGDSDGANQALIHNLQTIYAKAYRGFFETSTGEPEMKTEEDFSFIKESLATKEGSTDTNFNYARLIQKPYIPQTGENAPPRKDLIFFIDVTNPKDLYLAVQHPEKLKEWKVYLIEDYGNWFQKELDTYLWSTRGFVY from the coding sequence TTGACGAAGAAATGTGCTCTGGTGGTTATTGCTGCTATGATTTTTGGTTTAACCGGTGCTGTTTATGCTGCCGATAGGATTACTATTTTAGTTCATGGAAAAAAAGTAAGCTCTGATGAAGTGAAAATTGAGAACGGAACAACATTTGTTCCGTTGCGGGTAATTGCGGAGAGCTTGGATCAAAATGTGACATGGGATTCAAAAACCAAAACAGTCACCATTGAAGAGAAAGAAAAGCAACAGTTTGTTGAACGTCTTGTTATTCAGAAAAATTGGGATATTTTTGTTGAGGAAAAGCCCGGAGACTCCGATGGAGCCAACCAAGCGCTTATTCATAATTTACAAACCATTTATGCCAAAGCATATAGGGGCTTTTTTGAAACATCTACGGGCGAACCTGAAATGAAAACCGAGGAAGACTTCAGCTTCATAAAGGAAAGCCTTGCAACAAAAGAAGGTTCAACTGATACGAATTTTAATTACGCGAGGCTCATTCAAAAACCATATATCCCCCAAACCGGTGAGAATGCTCCGCCACGAAAAGATTTAATCTTTTTCATTGATGTAACAAATCCAAAAGATCTCTATCTAGCTGTTCAACATCCTGAAAAGCTTAAGGAATGGAAGGTGTACCTGATCGAAGATTACGGCAACTGGTTTCAAAAAGAACTGGATACATACCTTTGGTCCACACGTGGATTTGTGTATTAG
- a CDS encoding DUF4180 domain-containing protein → MEYKVVNHEGGSYVEVLSSPVPLRTEQNAVDLVALCMEHQVDLLLLHRNVLAEDFYALRTGIAGQMIQKWINYHVKTAAVAPIELIQQGKFKEMAAESNKSKHFGIFESEQEAEHWLMQ, encoded by the coding sequence ATGGAATACAAAGTCGTGAATCATGAAGGTGGAAGCTATGTGGAGGTGCTGTCGTCCCCAGTCCCGCTTCGTACCGAGCAAAATGCCGTGGATCTCGTTGCGTTGTGTATGGAGCATCAGGTAGACCTGCTGTTGCTGCATCGCAATGTTCTCGCGGAGGATTTCTATGCACTGCGGACGGGCATAGCGGGACAGATGATTCAGAAATGGATCAACTATCATGTGAAGACCGCGGCCGTCGCCCCGATCGAGCTGATACAGCAAGGCAAATTCAAGGAGATGGCAGCAGAGTCCAATAAGAGCAAGCACTTTGGCATCTTCGAATCGGAGCAAGAGGCAGAGCACTGGCTGATGCAATAG